The Bacillota bacterium genome includes a window with the following:
- a CDS encoding DUF2190 family protein — MGRKISDGKSVKVTVPESTTIEQGKFYLLDGFFGMAVRGVTTGVGETAEVILNIEEAEYETNQITVADAFNKGDKVYWNNTTKLLTTQPNNDASGNPQNRPVGRVTQAKDANNVIWFILGPQVQAHA, encoded by the coding sequence ATGGGACGCAAAATTTCTGATGGTAAGTCCGTAAAGGTTACGGTACCCGAAAGTACCACGATTGAGCAGGGCAAGTTCTATCTTCTGGACGGCTTTTTCGGTATGGCGGTCCGGGGTGTAACTACCGGCGTAGGGGAAACTGCGGAAGTGATCCTAAACATCGAAGAAGCCGAATACGAAACCAACCAGATCACCGTTGCAGATGCCTTTAACAAAGGTGACAAGGTATATTGGAACAACACTACCAAGCTGCTGACTACTCAGCCGAACAACGACGCGAGCGGCAACCCGCAGAATCGGCCGGTTGGCCGCGTGACCCAGGCCAAGGATGCAAACAACGTCATCTGGTTTATCCTCGGACCTCAAGTCCAGGCGCATGCTTAA